In Canis lupus familiaris isolate Mischka breed German Shepherd chromosome 24, alternate assembly UU_Cfam_GSD_1.0, whole genome shotgun sequence, a single genomic region encodes these proteins:
- the SLC35C2 gene encoding solute carrier family 35 member C2 isoform X1, translating to MGKWALDVAFVWKAVLTLGLVLLYYCFSIGITFYNKWLTKSFHFPLFMTMLHLAVIFLFSALSRALVQCSSHRARVVLSWTDYLRRVAPTALATALDVGLSNWSFLYITVSLYTMTKSSAVLFILIFSLIFKLEELRAALVLVVLLIAGGLFMFTYKSTQFNVEGFALVLGASFIGGIRWTLTQMLLQKAELGLQNPIDTMFHLQPLMFLGLFPLFAIFEGLHLSTSEKIFRFQDTGLLLRVLGSLFLGGILAFGLGFSEFLLVSRTSSLTLSIAGIFKEVCTLLLAAHLLGDQISLLNWLGFALCLSGISLHVALKALHSRGDGGPKPLKGLGSHPDLQLLLRSSRPEEDDNEEEEEEEYFVAQGQQ from the exons ATGGGGAAGTGGGCCCTTGACGTGGCCTTTGTGTGGAAGGCGGTATTGACTCTGGGGCTGGTCCTCCTCTACTACTGCTTCTCCATCGGCATCACCTTCTACAACAAATGGCTGACGAAG AGCTTCCACTTCCCGCTCTTCATGACGATGCTACACCTGGCCGTGATCTTCCTGTTCTCTGCCCTGTCCAGGGCACTGGTTCAGTGCTCCAGTCACAGGGCCCGCGTGGTGCTGAGCTGGACGGACTACCTCAGGAGAGTAGCTCCCACAG CGCTGGCAACGGCACTTGACGTGGGCTTGTCCAACTGGAGCTTCCTCTACATCACCGTCTCGCT GTACACGATGACCAAGTCTTCCGCTGTCCTCTTCATCTTGATCTTCTCTCTGATCTTCAAGCTGGAGGAGCTG CGTGCAGCCCTGGTCCTGGTGGTCCTCCTCATCGCCGGGGGCCTTTTCATGTTCACGTACAAGTCCACACAGTTCAACGTGGAGGGCTTTGCCTTGGTGCTGGGGGCCTCATTCATCGGTGGCATTCGCTGGACCCTCACCCAGATGCTCCTGCAGAAGGCGGAACTTG GGCTCCAGAACCCCATTGACACCATGTTCCACCTGCAGCCACTTATGTTTCTGGGGCTCTTCCCTCTCTTCGCGATATTTGAAG GTCTCCATTTGTCCACGTCTGAGAAGATCTTCCGTTTCCAGGACACAGGGCTGCTCCTGCGGGTACTAGGGAGCCTCTTCCTTGGAGGGATTCTCGCCTTTGGTCTGGGCTTCTCAGAGTTCCTCCTGGTCTCTAGAACCTCCAGCCTCACTCTCTCCATTGCTGGCATTTTTAAG gAAGTCTGCACTCTACTGCTGGCAGCTCATCTGCTGGGGGATCAGATCAGCCTCCTGAACTGGCTGggcttcgccctctgcctctcaGGCATATCCCTGCATGTCGCTCTCAAAGCCTTGCACTCTAGAG GTGATGGTGGCCCTAAACCCTTGAAGGGGCTGGGCTCCCACCCCGACCTACAGCTGCTGCTCCGGAGTAGCCGGCCAGAGGAAGATGacaatgaggaggaggaggaggaggagtactTTGTGGCCCAAGGGCAGCAGTGA
- the SLC35C2 gene encoding solute carrier family 35 member C2 isoform X2, with the protein MGKWALDVAFVWKAVLTLGLVLLYYCFSIGITFYNKWLTKSFHFPLFMTMLHLAVIFLFSALSRALVQCSSHRARVVLSWTDYLRRVAPTALATALDVGLSNWSFLYITVSLYTMTKSSAVLFILIFSLIFKLEELRAALVLVVLLIAGGLFMFTYKSTQFNVEGFALVLGASFIGGIRWTLTQMLLQKAELGLQNPIDTMFHLQPLMFLGLFPLFAIFEGLHLSTSEKIFRFQDTGLLLREVCTLLLAAHLLGDQISLLNWLGFALCLSGISLHVALKALHSRGDGGPKPLKGLGSHPDLQLLLRSSRPEEDDNEEEEEEEYFVAQGQQ; encoded by the exons ATGGGGAAGTGGGCCCTTGACGTGGCCTTTGTGTGGAAGGCGGTATTGACTCTGGGGCTGGTCCTCCTCTACTACTGCTTCTCCATCGGCATCACCTTCTACAACAAATGGCTGACGAAG AGCTTCCACTTCCCGCTCTTCATGACGATGCTACACCTGGCCGTGATCTTCCTGTTCTCTGCCCTGTCCAGGGCACTGGTTCAGTGCTCCAGTCACAGGGCCCGCGTGGTGCTGAGCTGGACGGACTACCTCAGGAGAGTAGCTCCCACAG CGCTGGCAACGGCACTTGACGTGGGCTTGTCCAACTGGAGCTTCCTCTACATCACCGTCTCGCT GTACACGATGACCAAGTCTTCCGCTGTCCTCTTCATCTTGATCTTCTCTCTGATCTTCAAGCTGGAGGAGCTG CGTGCAGCCCTGGTCCTGGTGGTCCTCCTCATCGCCGGGGGCCTTTTCATGTTCACGTACAAGTCCACACAGTTCAACGTGGAGGGCTTTGCCTTGGTGCTGGGGGCCTCATTCATCGGTGGCATTCGCTGGACCCTCACCCAGATGCTCCTGCAGAAGGCGGAACTTG GGCTCCAGAACCCCATTGACACCATGTTCCACCTGCAGCCACTTATGTTTCTGGGGCTCTTCCCTCTCTTCGCGATATTTGAAG GTCTCCATTTGTCCACGTCTGAGAAGATCTTCCGTTTCCAGGACACAGGGCTGCTCCTGCGG gAAGTCTGCACTCTACTGCTGGCAGCTCATCTGCTGGGGGATCAGATCAGCCTCCTGAACTGGCTGggcttcgccctctgcctctcaGGCATATCCCTGCATGTCGCTCTCAAAGCCTTGCACTCTAGAG GTGATGGTGGCCCTAAACCCTTGAAGGGGCTGGGCTCCCACCCCGACCTACAGCTGCTGCTCCGGAGTAGCCGGCCAGAGGAAGATGacaatgaggaggaggaggaggaggagtactTTGTGGCCCAAGGGCAGCAGTGA
- the SLC35C2 gene encoding solute carrier family 35 member C2 isoform X3 codes for MTMLHLAVIFLFSALSRALVQCSSHRARVVLSWTDYLRRVAPTALATALDVGLSNWSFLYITVSLYTMTKSSAVLFILIFSLIFKLEELRAALVLVVLLIAGGLFMFTYKSTQFNVEGFALVLGASFIGGIRWTLTQMLLQKAELGLQNPIDTMFHLQPLMFLGLFPLFAIFEGLHLSTSEKIFRFQDTGLLLRVLGSLFLGGILAFGLGFSEFLLVSRTSSLTLSIAGIFKEVCTLLLAAHLLGDQISLLNWLGFALCLSGISLHVALKALHSRGDGGPKPLKGLGSHPDLQLLLRSSRPEEDDNEEEEEEEYFVAQGQQ; via the exons ATGACGATGCTACACCTGGCCGTGATCTTCCTGTTCTCTGCCCTGTCCAGGGCACTGGTTCAGTGCTCCAGTCACAGGGCCCGCGTGGTGCTGAGCTGGACGGACTACCTCAGGAGAGTAGCTCCCACAG CGCTGGCAACGGCACTTGACGTGGGCTTGTCCAACTGGAGCTTCCTCTACATCACCGTCTCGCT GTACACGATGACCAAGTCTTCCGCTGTCCTCTTCATCTTGATCTTCTCTCTGATCTTCAAGCTGGAGGAGCTG CGTGCAGCCCTGGTCCTGGTGGTCCTCCTCATCGCCGGGGGCCTTTTCATGTTCACGTACAAGTCCACACAGTTCAACGTGGAGGGCTTTGCCTTGGTGCTGGGGGCCTCATTCATCGGTGGCATTCGCTGGACCCTCACCCAGATGCTCCTGCAGAAGGCGGAACTTG GGCTCCAGAACCCCATTGACACCATGTTCCACCTGCAGCCACTTATGTTTCTGGGGCTCTTCCCTCTCTTCGCGATATTTGAAG GTCTCCATTTGTCCACGTCTGAGAAGATCTTCCGTTTCCAGGACACAGGGCTGCTCCTGCGGGTACTAGGGAGCCTCTTCCTTGGAGGGATTCTCGCCTTTGGTCTGGGCTTCTCAGAGTTCCTCCTGGTCTCTAGAACCTCCAGCCTCACTCTCTCCATTGCTGGCATTTTTAAG gAAGTCTGCACTCTACTGCTGGCAGCTCATCTGCTGGGGGATCAGATCAGCCTCCTGAACTGGCTGggcttcgccctctgcctctcaGGCATATCCCTGCATGTCGCTCTCAAAGCCTTGCACTCTAGAG GTGATGGTGGCCCTAAACCCTTGAAGGGGCTGGGCTCCCACCCCGACCTACAGCTGCTGCTCCGGAGTAGCCGGCCAGAGGAAGATGacaatgaggaggaggaggaggaggagtactTTGTGGCCCAAGGGCAGCAGTGA